A window of Prolixibacter sp. SD074 contains these coding sequences:
- a CDS encoding outer membrane protein, with the protein MKKIFLSILLIAGTFGFANAQINHQHALGLRLGNNANFGTEISYQYTLTPMTRLEADLGVRSGNSWNSWALTGVHQWVWHIDGGFNWYAGAGAGIGSWSYRTNYTDYGDSGLFLTIAGTAGIEYNFEIPLQVAIDTRPQLGFINPQGDNLNLDLALSVRYCF; encoded by the coding sequence ATGAAGAAAATTTTCTTATCGATTTTGCTTATCGCCGGCACATTCGGCTTTGCCAATGCACAGATTAATCACCAACATGCATTGGGCTTACGCTTAGGCAATAACGCAAACTTTGGAACCGAAATCAGTTACCAATACACCCTCACCCCAATGACCCGATTGGAAGCGGATCTGGGCGTTCGTTCCGGAAACAGCTGGAATAGCTGGGCTCTTACCGGTGTTCACCAATGGGTTTGGCACATCGATGGCGGTTTCAATTGGTATGCCGGTGCAGGTGCCGGAATTGGTTCATGGAGTTACCGGACTAATTATACCGACTACGGCGACAGCGGGTTATTCCTGACTATTGCCGGAACAGCCGGAATTGAATACAACTTTGAAATTCCGCTGCAGGTGGCCATCGATACCCGTCCTCAACTGGGATTCATCAATCCGCAAGGAGACAACCTCAACCTCGATCTGGCACTTTCGGTTCGTTACTGTTTTTAA
- a CDS encoding low molecular weight protein-tyrosine-phosphatase, with protein sequence MKKQILFVCLGNICRSPSAEAVMNAYIEKGNLENEIACDSAGIMGYHEGEPADQRMQSHAIRRGYNLASISRPVNPDVDFDRFDMIIGMDDQNIRDLQSLARNESDRKKIYKMTDFLEEFGYTSVPDPYYGGEEGFELVLDLLEDACNGLLKHIQYGK encoded by the coding sequence ATGAAGAAGCAGATCCTATTTGTTTGTTTGGGAAATATTTGCCGGTCACCCAGTGCCGAGGCAGTGATGAATGCTTACATTGAAAAGGGAAATCTGGAAAATGAAATCGCTTGCGATTCGGCGGGCATTATGGGTTACCACGAAGGCGAACCGGCTGACCAACGAATGCAATCGCATGCTATCAGACGTGGCTACAATCTGGCCAGCATTTCGCGACCAGTGAATCCGGACGTAGATTTTGATCGATTCGATATGATTATCGGTATGGATGATCAGAATATCCGCGATCTGCAATCGTTGGCGCGAAATGAATCCGATCGAAAGAAAATATACAAAATGACCGACTTCCTTGAGGAGTTTGGCTACACATCGGTCCCCGATCCGTATTACGGCGGGGAAGAAGGATTTGAATTGGTTTTGGATCTGCTTGAAGATGCTTGCAATGGTTTACTAAAGCACATTCAGTATGGGAAGTGA
- a CDS encoding fructosamine kinase family protein produces the protein MGSEQDIITRIEACTGEKIIRTQSIGGGCIANARRITTGAGRSFFMKSGFHNSMFRNEANGLKELAKANAIRVPKVLLQEDDFLLLEFIPQGGRKRNFFEDFGRRFARMHRYQAEQFGFYEDNFIGATPQVNIPVGDEATNWTSFYMNKRLLFQFQLAERNGYADEKLRSGFRKLEEKIEDILEGSEEPPTLLHGDLWSGNYMSDENGEPVIIDPAVYYGHREADLAMTKLFGGFSSEFYSAYREENPLPDGYEYRENIYLLYHVMNHLNLFGSSYYGQAVRLLRSYL, from the coding sequence ATGGGAAGTGAACAGGATATAATTACACGAATTGAAGCCTGTACCGGCGAAAAAATTATTCGGACACAATCCATCGGCGGAGGGTGCATTGCCAATGCCCGGCGGATTACTACCGGGGCTGGCCGTTCATTTTTCATGAAGTCTGGTTTCCATAATTCCATGTTTCGAAACGAAGCTAACGGTTTAAAAGAGCTGGCTAAAGCAAATGCCATTCGTGTTCCTAAAGTTTTGTTACAAGAAGATGATTTTCTTTTGCTGGAATTTATCCCGCAAGGTGGAAGAAAAAGAAATTTCTTCGAGGATTTTGGCCGGCGATTTGCCCGGATGCACCGTTACCAGGCTGAACAGTTTGGTTTTTATGAAGACAATTTCATTGGAGCTACGCCCCAAGTAAATATCCCGGTAGGAGATGAGGCAACCAATTGGACTTCATTTTATATGAATAAGCGCTTGCTGTTTCAATTTCAGTTAGCTGAACGTAACGGCTATGCTGATGAAAAACTACGCTCCGGTTTCCGCAAGCTGGAAGAAAAGATTGAAGATATCCTAGAGGGAAGTGAAGAACCTCCAACCTTGTTACACGGCGATTTATGGAGTGGAAACTACATGAGCGATGAAAATGGTGAGCCGGTTATCATTGATCCGGCGGTGTATTATGGTCACCGTGAAGCTGATTTGGCCATGACAAAACTGTTTGGCGGTTTTTCATCTGAGTTTTATTCGGCTTACCGCGAAGAAAATCCATTGCCTGATGGCTATGAATACCGCGAGAATATTTACCTGCTCTATCACGTGATGAACCATCTAAACCTTTTTGGAAGCAGTTACTATGGTCAAGCAGTTCGGTTGCTCCGGAGTTATTTATAA
- a CDS encoding DMT family transporter, translated as MRTKLSSTIFLAILACLLWASAFVGIKIGLPYTTPLQFAGIRFFISGLIILPFCSQRRDYFRIILKNWKVVFIITLLQTFVHYSLFYTGISMVPGALGAIVVGSGPVFVAVVAHFTMPDDKMSLKKAGVILLGLTGVVLVSLEKGSLSGEGKLILVGIALLVLTNINSGFTNIIVAKDKDKVPPLVLSSASMIVGGVMLFLFSIPIEGLHFSAKPFEYYAALAWLSFLSAAAFSIWFTLLKRPGVKVSDLNMWKFIIPVFGAIFAWILLPDEHPDVLSIAGMIITGSSLLLLNYLNRKKNHSVKI; from the coding sequence ATGCGGACCAAACTCAGCAGTACGATTTTCCTGGCCATTTTAGCTTGCCTGTTATGGGCATCGGCTTTTGTCGGAATCAAAATTGGCTTACCCTATACGACGCCCCTTCAGTTTGCCGGAATCCGGTTCTTCATCTCCGGCTTGATTATTCTACCGTTTTGCTCCCAACGGAGGGATTATTTCCGCATTATTCTGAAAAACTGGAAGGTGGTATTCATTATAACGCTGCTGCAGACCTTTGTGCATTACTCTCTGTTTTACACCGGAATTTCAATGGTTCCGGGAGCACTTGGCGCTATCGTAGTAGGTTCGGGGCCTGTGTTTGTCGCCGTTGTGGCTCATTTTACTATGCCCGATGACAAAATGAGTTTGAAAAAGGCAGGCGTTATTCTGCTGGGATTGACCGGTGTGGTTTTGGTTAGCCTGGAAAAGGGCAGCCTTTCCGGAGAAGGGAAGCTGATACTGGTCGGCATTGCGTTATTGGTACTGACCAATATTAATTCCGGTTTTACCAATATTATTGTAGCCAAGGATAAAGACAAAGTGCCGCCGCTGGTGCTCAGTTCGGCCAGTATGATTGTAGGCGGTGTAATGCTTTTCCTGTTTTCCATTCCCATTGAAGGGCTTCATTTTTCGGCCAAGCCTTTCGAATATTATGCCGCGTTGGCATGGCTCAGTTTTCTTTCGGCCGCTGCTTTCTCCATCTGGTTTACACTTTTAAAACGTCCGGGTGTAAAAGTTTCGGATCTAAACATGTGGAAATTCATTATCCCGGTTTTTGGAGCCATTTTCGCCTGGATTTTACTGCCTGATGAGCATCCCGATGTTCTTTCCATTGCCGGAATGATTATCACGGGCAGTTCCCTTTTACTTCTCAATTATCTGAACCGAAAAAAAAATCATTCGGTAAAAATTTGA